A DNA window from Anastrepha ludens isolate Willacy chromosome 6, idAnaLude1.1, whole genome shotgun sequence contains the following coding sequences:
- the LOC128867613 gene encoding maltase A2-like, which yields MASDTLRLFTFVVFCALSASANTTVDWWESATLYQIYPRSFMDSDGDGIGDIKGIISRLEFLKEIGVTAAWLGPVFESPMRDMGYDITNFTSIDPLFGTMDDFDEFLAKAHKLGLKMILDFVPNHSSYECEWFQKSIRREDGYDDFYIWEDGKIDPETGERSEPSNWISIFGGSMWTWNDERQQYYLHQFLPEQPDFNLTNPMVRKHLIEVLEFWLDRGVDSFRIDAVPFFIEKRYENGTYPDQRMFGEYTLNQPENVLLIYEWREFLDEYQQKHGGDTRIQVVEAYAPATTLSDYISNGTHVGSQMPMNFNFINLEGSISAQDIERTAKNWMDAIWEKHKSSNWVVGNHDNSRPATRLEETRKDMMTMIVHTLPGTSVTYNGDEIGMTDADIDCTIISCDPDGRDPERTPMQWDTSKNAGFSTGNYTWLPVNPNYSYLNVQTQRGVARSTLNIYKGMTSLKQTEAFKAFKEEGGFSYGALKEQVFQVVRTAVGREEYRLLANFGSQIEYLDGLTNKTMEYVLLTSYSPHNYGDKVDLSKRIYLMPYEAVILRWIA from the exons ATGGCTTCCGATACGTTACGATTGTTTACATTTGTGGTTTTCTGTGCTCTTAGCGCTTCTGCGAACACCACAGTTGACTGGTGGGAGTCAGCCACACTCTATCAGATCTATCCTCGATCGTTTATGGACAGTGACGGTGATGGTATAGGTGACATTAAAGGAATTATATCTCGTTTAGAATTTCTCAAGGAAATAGGTGTGACGGCTGCATGGCTTGGGCCTGTTTTTGAATCGCCGATGAGAGATATGGGTTATGATATAACTAATTTCACCAGCATTGATCCGCTCTTTGGTACAATGGATGATTTTGATGAATTTCTTGCAAAGGCGCATAAATTGGGTCTAAAGATGATATTGGATTTTGTACCAAATCACTCGAGTTATGAGTGCGAGTGGTTTCAAAAGTCGATTCGTCGTGAAGATGGTTATGATGATTTTTATATATGGGAAGACGGTAAAATCGATCCGGAAACAGGCGAGCGTAGTGAGCCAAGTAATTGG atatctatttttggtgGTTCTATGTGGACTTGGAATGATGAACGCCAACAGTACTATTTACACCAGTTTTTACCTGAGCAACCTGACTTTAACCTCACGAATCCTATGGTACGAAAACATTTGATCGAGGTTTTGGAATTTTGGCTTGATCGTGGGGTGGATTCTTTTCGCATTGACGCTGTGCCATTTTTCATAGAGAAGCGTTATGAAAATGGCACATATCCAGATCAGAGGATGTTTGGAGAATATACACTTAATCAACCAGAAAATGTGCTTTTAATATATGAATGGCGCGAGTTTTTAGATGAATACCAACAAAAACATGGCGGTGATACAAG GATACAAGTTGTCGAAGCGTATGCCCCTGCTACGACATTGAGCGATTATATCAGCAATGGCACTCACGTTGGTAGCCAAATGCCAATGAATtttaactttatcaatttgGAAGGCTCTATCAGTGCACAGGATATTGAAAGGACCGCCAAGAACTGGATGGATGCTATATGGGAGAAGCACAAGTCGTCCAATTGGGTAGTAGGAAATCATGACAACAGTCGTCCAGCAACACGCTTAGAGGAAACCAGAAAAGATATGATGACGATGATAGTGCATACATTGCCCGGTACATCTGTTACTTACAAC GGCGATGAGATCGGCATGACTGACGCAGACATTGATTGCACAATTATATCTTGTGATCCTGACGGCCGAGATCCAGAGCGTACGCCCATGCAGTGGGACACTTCGAAGAATGCCGGATTCAGCACAGGAAACTACACTTGGCTACCCGTCAATCCTAACTACTCATATCTCAATGTACAGACTCAGAGAGGCGTGGCACGTAGCACCTTGAACATATACAAGGGAATGACCAGTTTGAAACAAACGGAAGCATTCAAGGCGTTCAAAGAAGAAGGTGGATTTTCGTATGGAGCTTTGAAGGAGCAGGTCTTTCAAGTTGTGAG AACTGCTGTTGGTCGTGAAGAGTACCGTTTACTAGCTAACTTCGGTAGCCAAATAGAATATTTAGATGGTTTGACGAATAAGACTATGGAGTACGTGCTACTTACTTCCTATTCACCTCACAATTATGG CGATAAGGTCGATTTAAGCAAACGAATTTATTTGATGCCTTATGAAGCGGTTATTCTGCGATGGATTGCGTaa
- the LOC128866928 gene encoding maltase A2-like, whose amino-acid sequence MASDTLRLFTFVVFCALSASANTTVDWWESATLYQIYPRSFMDSDGDGIGDLNGITSRLEFLKEIGVTAAWLSPIFESPMADMGCDVANFTNIDPLFGTMEDFDAMIAKAHKLGIKMILDFVPNHSSDECEWFQKSVRREEGYEDFYVWHDGKIDPETGERSEPCNWGSVFGGSAWTWVEERQQYYLHQFLAKQADLNLTNPIVREHLIEVLEFWLDRGVDAFRIDAVPFFVEFRYENGSYPDAEFLDEYQQKHGGDTLPQIAEAYTSTEILSTYVSNGTYNGTQLPMNFNFVDLRESSTAQTVEEYAKEWMDIMWTNHKVANWVIGNHDNSRPATRIGVPRTDLMTMIGHALPGISVTYYVNEIGMTDVDIDCTISCEFRDPERTPMQWDTSKNAGFSTGNSTWLPVNPNYSYLNVQTQRGVARSALNIYKGMTSWKQTEAFKAFKEEGGFSYGALKKQVFQVVRIAVGREEYRLLANFGTQIEYLDGLTNKTMEYVLLNSYSPHKYGDKVDLSQRIYLMPYEAVILRWTA is encoded by the exons ATGGCTTCCGATACGTTACGATTGTTTACATTTGTGGTTTTCTGTGCTCTTAGCGCTTCTGCGAACACCACAGTCGACTGGTGGGAGTCGGCCACACTCTATCAGATCTATCCTCGATCGTTTATGGACAGTGACGGTGATGGTATAGGTGACTTGAATGGCATTACATCTCGCTTGGAATTTCTTAAGGAAATAGGTGTGACTGCTGCATGGCTTTCGCCTATTTTCGAATCACCGATGGCAGATATGGGCTGTGATGTAGCTAATTTCACGAACATTGACCCGCTCTTTGGGACAATGGAGGATTTTGATGCAATGATTGCAAAGGCGCATAAATTGGGTATAAAGATGATATTGGATTTTGTTCCAAATCACTCAAGTGATGAGTGTGAGTGGTTCCAGAAGTCGGTACGTCGTGAAGAAGGTTACGAAGATTTCTATGTATGGCATGATGGTAAAATCGATCCAGAAACGGGCGAGCGTAGTGAGCCATGTAATTGG GGATCAGTCTTTGGTGGTTCTGCATGGACTTGGGTTGAAGAACGCCAACAGTATTACTTACATCAGTTTCTAGCCAAACAAGCTGATTTAAATCTCACCAATCCTATAGTGCGTGAACATCTCATCGAGGTGTTGGAATTTTGGCTTGATCGTGGTGTGGATGCTTTCCGTATTGATGCAGTACCATTTTTCGTTGAATTTCGTTATGAAAATGGTTCTTATCCAGATGCGGAGTTTTTAGACGAATACCAACAAAAACATGGCGGTGACACATT ACCACAAATTGCCGAAGCTTATACCTCTACTGAGATCTTGAGCACGTATGTCAGCAATGGCACCTACAATGGTACTCAACTGCCAATGAATTTCAACTTTGTTGACTTAAGAGAAAGTTCCACTGCACAGACTGTTGAAGAATATGCCAAAGAATGGATGGATATAATGTGGACAAATCATAAGGTGGCCAATTGGGTAATAGGAAATCATGACAACAGTCGCCCAGCCACACGCATAGGAGTACCTAGGACAGATTTGATGACGATGATAGGGCATGCATTGCCCGGCATATCTGTTACTTATTACGTAA ATGAGATCGGCATGACTGATGTAGACATCGACTGCACAATAAGTTGTGAGTTCCGGGACCCAGAGCGTACTCCAATGCAATGGGACACTTCAAAGAATGCTGGATTTAGCACCGGAAACTCCACTTGGCTACCCGTCAATCCTAACTACTCATATCTCAATGTACAGACTCAGAGAggcgtggcacgtagcgccttGAACATATACAAGGGAATGACCAGTTGGAAACAAACGGAAGCATTCAAGGCGTTCAAAGAAGAAGGTGGATTTTCGTATGGAGCTTTGAAGAAGCAGGTCTTTCAAGTTGTGAG AATTGCTGTTGGTCGTGAGGAGTACCGTTTACTAGCTAACTTCGGTACCCAAATAGAATATTTAGATGGTTTGACGAATAAGACTATGGAGTACGTGCTGCTCAATTCCTATTCACCTCACAAATATGG CGACAAGGTCGATTTAAGCCAACGAATTTATTTGATGCCATATGAAGCGGTAATACTGCGGTGGACTGcataa